A single region of the Pan troglodytes isolate AG18354 chromosome 18, NHGRI_mPanTro3-v2.0_pri, whole genome shotgun sequence genome encodes:
- the ATXN2L gene encoding ataxin-2-like protein isoform X10 has protein sequence MLKPQPPQQPSQPQQPPPTQQAVARRPPGGTSPPNGGLPGPLATSAAPPGPPAAASPCLGPVAAAGSGLRRGAEGILAPQPPPPQQHQERPGAAAIGSARGQSTGKGPPQSPVFEGVYNNSRMLHFLTAVVGSTCDVKVKNGTTYEGIFKTLSSKFELAVDAVHRKASEPAGGPRREDIVDTMVFKPSDVMLVHFRNVDFNYATKDKFTDSAIAMSSKVNGEHKEKVLQRWEGGDSNSDDYDLESDMSNGWDPNEMFKFNEENYGVKTTYDSSLSSYTVPLEKDNSEEFRQRELRAAQLAREIESSPQYRLRIAMENDDGRTEEEKHSAVQRQGSGRESPSLASREGKYIPLPQRVREGPRGGVRCSSSRGGRPGLSSLPPRGPHHLDNSSPGPGSEARGINGGPSRMSPKAQRPLRGAKTLSSPSNRPSGETSVPPPPAAPPFLPVGRMYPPRSPKSAAPAPISASCPEPPIGSAVPTSSASIPVTSSVSDPGVGSISPASPKISLAPTDVKELSTKEPGRTLEPQELARIAGKVPGLQNEQKRFQLEELRKFGAQFKLQPSSSPENSLDPFPPRILKEEPKGKEKEVDGLLTSEPMGSPVSSKTESVSDKEDKPPLAPSGGTEGPEQPPPPCPSQTGSPPVGLIKGEDKDEGPVAEQVKKSTLNPNAKEFNPTKPLLSVNKSTSTPTSPGPRTHSTPSIPVLTAGQSGLYSPQYISYIPQIHMGPAVQAPQMYPYPVSNSVPGQQGKYRGAKGSLPPQRSDQHQPASAPPMMQAAAAAGPPLVAATPYSSYIPYNPQQFPGQPAMMQPMAHYPSQPVFAPMLQSNPRMLTSGSHPQAIVSSSTPQYPSAEQPTPQALYATVHQSYPHHATQLHAHQPQPATTPTGSQPQSQHAAPSPVQHQAGQAPHLGSGQPQQNLYHPGALTGTPPSLPPGPSAQSPQSSFPQPAAVYAIHHQQLPHGFTNMAHVTQAHVQTGITAAPPPHPGAPHPPQVMLLHPPQSHGGPPQGAVPQSGVPALSASTPSPYPYIGHPQVQSHPSQQLPFHPPGN, from the exons ATGTTGAAGCCTCAGCCGCCACAACAGccctcccagccccagcagcCGCCCCCCACGCAACAGGCCGTGGCCCGTCGGCCCCCCGGGGGCACCAGCCCTCCCAACGGCGGCCTCCCGGGGCCGCTGGCCACCTCTGCGGCTCCTCCCGGGCCTCCAGCGGCCGCCTCCCCCTGCCTGGGGCCTGTGGCCGCTGCCGGGAGCGGGCTCCGCCGGGGAGCCGAAGGCATCTtggcgccgcagccgccgccgccgcagcagCACCAGGAGAGGCCGGGGGCAGCCGCCATCGGCAGCGCCAG ggGACAGAGCACAGGAAAGGGACCCCCACAGTCACCT GTGTTTGAAGGCGTCTACAACAATTCCAGAATGCTGCATTTCCTTACAGCTGTTGTG GGCTCCACTTGTGATGTAAAGGTGAAAAATGGTACCACTTATGAGGGTATCTTCAAGACGCTAAGCTCAAAG TTTGAACTAGCCGTGGATGCTGTGCACCGGAAAGCATCTGAGCCAGCAGGTGGCCCTCGTCGGGAGGACATTGTGGACACCATGGTGTTTAAGCCAAGTGATGTCATGCTTGTTCACTTCCGAAATGTTGACTTCAACTACGCTACTAAAG ACAAGTTCACCGATTCAGCCATTGCCATGAGCTCGAAAGTGAATGGGGAACACAAAGAGAAGGTGCTTCAGCGCTGGGAGGGGGGTGACAGCAACAGCGACGACTATGACCTCGAGTCTGACATG tccAATGGATGGGACCCCAATGAAATGTTCAAGTTCAATGAGGAGAACTACGGTGTGAAGACTACCTATGATAGCAGTCTTTCTTCTTATAC GGTGCCCTTAGAAAAGGACAACTCAGAAGAGTTTCGTCAGCGAGAGCTGCGTGCGGCCCAGTTGGCTCGAGAGATTGAATCAAGCCCCCAGTACCGCCTACGGATCGCCATGGAGAACGACGATGGGCGCACTGAAGAGGAGAAGCACAGTGCAGTCCAGCGGCAGGGCTCAGGGCGGGAGAGCCCCAGCTTGGCATCCAG GGAGGGGAAGTATATCCCTCTGCCTCAACGAGTCCGGGAAGGTCCCCGGGGAGGAGTTCGATGCAGCAGCTCTCGGGGCGGTCGGCCTGGCCTTAGCTCTTTGCCACCTCGTGGCCCTCACCATCTGGACAACAGCAGCCCTGGCCCAGGTTCTGAGGCCCGTGGTATCAATGGAG gcCCTTCCCGCATGTCCCCAAAGGCACAGCGGCCTCTGAGAGGTGCCAAGACTCTGTCTTCGCCCAGTAATAGGCCTTCTGGAGAAActtctgttcctcctcctcctgcag CTCCCCCTTTTCTTCCAGTGGGCCGGATGTATCCCCCGCGTTCTCCCAAGTCTGCTGCCCCTGCCCCAATCTCAGCTTCCTGTCCAGAGCCTCCCATCGGCTCGGCAGTGCCAACCTCTTCAGCCTCCATCCCTGTGACCTCATCAGTCTCAGATCCTGGAGTGGGCTCCATTTCTCCAGCTTCTCCAAAGATCTCCCTGGCCCCCACAGATG TAAAAGAACTCTCTACCAAGGAACCTGGGAGAACTCTGGAGCCCCAGGAGCTGGCTCGGATAGCTGGGAAAG TCCCTGGTCTTCAGAATGAACAGAAACGATTCCAACTGGAAGAACTGAGAAAGTTTGGGGCCCAGTTTAAG CTTCAGCCCAGTAGCTCCCCTGAGAACAGCCTGGATCCTTTTCCTCCCCGGATCTTAAAGGAGGAGcccaaaggaaaggagaaggaggttgATGGTCTGTTGACTTCAGAGCCCATGGGGTCTCCCGTCTCCTCCAAGACAGAGTCCGTATCGGATAAGGAGGACAAACCACCTCTGGCACCATCAGGAGGCACTGAGGGGCCAGAGCAGCCCCCACCACCTTGTCCAAGCCAAACTGGCAGCCCCCCGGTGGGCCTCATCAAGGGAGAAGACAAAGATGAGGGCCCTGTTGCTGA ACAAGTAAAGAAATCAACGTTGAACCCTAATGCTAAGGAGTTCAATCCTACAAAGCCTCTGCTgtctgtg AATAAATCCACCAGTACCCCAACTTCTCCGGGACCCCGGACTCATTCAACTCCctccatcccggtgctgacagcaGGCCAGAGTGGGCTATACAGCCCCCAGTACATCTCCTACATACCTCAGATCCACATGGGACCAGCTGTGCAG GCACCTCAGATGTATCCATATCCTGTATCCAATTCAGTGCCTGGGCAGCAGGGCAAGTACCGGGGAGCAAAAG gCTCCCTTCCTCCGCAGCGCTCGGACCAACACCAGCCAGCCTCAGCCCCGCCGATGATGCAGGCCGCCGCGGCTGCTGGCCCGCCTCTGGTGGCTGCCACGCCCTATTCTTCCTACATCCCCTACAACCCTCAGCAGTTCCCAGGCCAGCCGGCCATGATGCAGCCCATGGCCCACTACCCCTCACAG CCGGTGTTTGCCCCCATGCTTCAGAGCAACCCACGCATGCTGACGTCGGGCAGCCATCCCCAGGCCATCGTGTCATCCTCTACCCCTCAGTACCCTTCTGCAGAGCAGCCTACCCCCCAAGCCCTTTATG CCACTGTTCACCAGTCCTACCCACACCATGCCACACAGCTCCATGCCCACCAGCCGCAGCCAGCTACCACGCCTACTGGAAGCCAGCCGCAGTCCCAGCATGCGGCCCCCAGTCCTGTCCAG CATCAGGCGGGGCAGGCCCCACACTTGGGCAGTGGACAGCCACAGCAGAATCTGTACCACCCAGGGGCCCTGACAGGCACGCCGCCCTCTCTGCCACCGGGACCTTCTGCCCAGTCCCCTCAGAGCAGCTTCCCCCAGCCAGCCGCTGTGTATGCCATCCACCACCAGCAGCTGCCCCACGGCTtcaccaacatggcccatgttACCCAG GCCCATGTCCAAACTGGAATCACAGCAGCCCCGCCCCCTCACCCTGGGGCTCCCCACCCgccccaggtgatgctgctgcaCCCACCCCAGAGTCATGGGGGGCCCCCCCAAGGCGCGGTGCCCCAGAGTGGGGTGCCTGCACTCTCAGCTTCCACACCCTCACCCTACCCCTACATCGGACACCCCCAAG TTCAATCTCATCCCTCCCAGCAGCTCCCCTTCCACCCCCCGGGGAACTGA
- the ATXN2L gene encoding ataxin-2-like protein isoform X23: MAFAAALSPSPASGPLFALNRRLHQPATSRVTWQLVIPAEGQSTGKGPPQSPVFEGVYNNSRMLHFLTAVVGSTCDVKVKNGTTYEGIFKTLSSKFELAVDAVHRKASEPAGGPRREDIVDTMVFKPSDVMLVHFRNVDFNYATKDKFTDSAIAMSSKVNGEHKEKVLQRWEGGDSNSDDYDLESDMSNGWDPNEMFKFNEENYGVKTTYDSSLSSYTVPLEKDNSEEFRQRELRAAQLAREIESSPQYRLRIAMENDDGRTEEEKHSAVQRQGSGRESPSLASREGKYIPLPQRVREGPRGGVRCSSSRGGRPGLSSLPPRGPHHLDNSSPGPGSEARGINGGPSRMSPKAQRPLRGAKTLSSPSNRPSGETSVPPPPAVGRMYPPRSPKSAAPAPISASCPEPPIGSAVPTSSASIPVTSSVSDPGVGSISPASPKISLAPTDVKELSTKEPGRTLEPQELARIAGKVPGLQNEQKRFQLEELRKFGAQFKLQPSSSPENSLDPFPPRILKEEPKGKEKEVDGLLTSEPMGSPVSSKTESVSDKEDKPPLAPSGGTEGPEQPPPPCPSQTGSPPVGLIKGEDKDEGPVAEQVKKSTLNPNAKEFNPTKPLLSVNKSTSTPTSPGPRTHSTPSIPVLTAGQSGLYSPQYISYIPQIHMGPAVQAPQMYPYPVSNSVPGQQGKYRGAKGSLPPQRSDQHQPASAPPMMQAAAAAGPPLVAATPYSSYIPYNPQQFPGQPAMMQPMAHYPSQPVFAPMLQSNPRMLTSGSHPQAIVSSSTPQYPSAEQPTPQALYATVHQSYPHHATQLHAHQPQPATTPTGSQPQSQHAAPSPVQHQAGQAPHLGSGQPQQNLYHPGALTGTPPSLPPGPSAQSPQSSFPQPAAVYAIHHQQLPHGFTNMAHVTQAHVQTGITAAPPPHPGAPHPPQVMLLHPPQSHGGPPQGAVPQSGVPALSASTPSPYPYIGHPQVQSHPSQQLPFHPPGN; encoded by the exons ATGGCTTTTGCGGCTGCGCTGTCCCCCAGCCCCGCCAGCGGCCCCCTCTTCGCCCTCAACCGCCGGTTACATCAGCCAGCGACGAGCAGGGTTACCTGGCAATTGGTGATCCCCGCAGA ggGACAGAGCACAGGAAAGGGACCCCCACAGTCACCT GTGTTTGAAGGCGTCTACAACAATTCCAGAATGCTGCATTTCCTTACAGCTGTTGTG GGCTCCACTTGTGATGTAAAGGTGAAAAATGGTACCACTTATGAGGGTATCTTCAAGACGCTAAGCTCAAAG TTTGAACTAGCCGTGGATGCTGTGCACCGGAAAGCATCTGAGCCAGCAGGTGGCCCTCGTCGGGAGGACATTGTGGACACCATGGTGTTTAAGCCAAGTGATGTCATGCTTGTTCACTTCCGAAATGTTGACTTCAACTACGCTACTAAAG ACAAGTTCACCGATTCAGCCATTGCCATGAGCTCGAAAGTGAATGGGGAACACAAAGAGAAGGTGCTTCAGCGCTGGGAGGGGGGTGACAGCAACAGCGACGACTATGACCTCGAGTCTGACATG tccAATGGATGGGACCCCAATGAAATGTTCAAGTTCAATGAGGAGAACTACGGTGTGAAGACTACCTATGATAGCAGTCTTTCTTCTTATAC GGTGCCCTTAGAAAAGGACAACTCAGAAGAGTTTCGTCAGCGAGAGCTGCGTGCGGCCCAGTTGGCTCGAGAGATTGAATCAAGCCCCCAGTACCGCCTACGGATCGCCATGGAGAACGACGATGGGCGCACTGAAGAGGAGAAGCACAGTGCAGTCCAGCGGCAGGGCTCAGGGCGGGAGAGCCCCAGCTTGGCATCCAG GGAGGGGAAGTATATCCCTCTGCCTCAACGAGTCCGGGAAGGTCCCCGGGGAGGAGTTCGATGCAGCAGCTCTCGGGGCGGTCGGCCTGGCCTTAGCTCTTTGCCACCTCGTGGCCCTCACCATCTGGACAACAGCAGCCCTGGCCCAGGTTCTGAGGCCCGTGGTATCAATGGAG gcCCTTCCCGCATGTCCCCAAAGGCACAGCGGCCTCTGAGAGGTGCCAAGACTCTGTCTTCGCCCAGTAATAGGCCTTCTGGAGAAActtctgttcctcctcctcctgcag TGGGCCGGATGTATCCCCCGCGTTCTCCCAAGTCTGCTGCCCCTGCCCCAATCTCAGCTTCCTGTCCAGAGCCTCCCATCGGCTCGGCAGTGCCAACCTCTTCAGCCTCCATCCCTGTGACCTCATCAGTCTCAGATCCTGGAGTGGGCTCCATTTCTCCAGCTTCTCCAAAGATCTCCCTGGCCCCCACAGATG TAAAAGAACTCTCTACCAAGGAACCTGGGAGAACTCTGGAGCCCCAGGAGCTGGCTCGGATAGCTGGGAAAG TCCCTGGTCTTCAGAATGAACAGAAACGATTCCAACTGGAAGAACTGAGAAAGTTTGGGGCCCAGTTTAAG CTTCAGCCCAGTAGCTCCCCTGAGAACAGCCTGGATCCTTTTCCTCCCCGGATCTTAAAGGAGGAGcccaaaggaaaggagaaggaggttgATGGTCTGTTGACTTCAGAGCCCATGGGGTCTCCCGTCTCCTCCAAGACAGAGTCCGTATCGGATAAGGAGGACAAACCACCTCTGGCACCATCAGGAGGCACTGAGGGGCCAGAGCAGCCCCCACCACCTTGTCCAAGCCAAACTGGCAGCCCCCCGGTGGGCCTCATCAAGGGAGAAGACAAAGATGAGGGCCCTGTTGCTGA ACAAGTAAAGAAATCAACGTTGAACCCTAATGCTAAGGAGTTCAATCCTACAAAGCCTCTGCTgtctgtg AATAAATCCACCAGTACCCCAACTTCTCCGGGACCCCGGACTCATTCAACTCCctccatcccggtgctgacagcaGGCCAGAGTGGGCTATACAGCCCCCAGTACATCTCCTACATACCTCAGATCCACATGGGACCAGCTGTGCAG GCACCTCAGATGTATCCATATCCTGTATCCAATTCAGTGCCTGGGCAGCAGGGCAAGTACCGGGGAGCAAAAG gCTCCCTTCCTCCGCAGCGCTCGGACCAACACCAGCCAGCCTCAGCCCCGCCGATGATGCAGGCCGCCGCGGCTGCTGGCCCGCCTCTGGTGGCTGCCACGCCCTATTCTTCCTACATCCCCTACAACCCTCAGCAGTTCCCAGGCCAGCCGGCCATGATGCAGCCCATGGCCCACTACCCCTCACAG CCGGTGTTTGCCCCCATGCTTCAGAGCAACCCACGCATGCTGACGTCGGGCAGCCATCCCCAGGCCATCGTGTCATCCTCTACCCCTCAGTACCCTTCTGCAGAGCAGCCTACCCCCCAAGCCCTTTATG CCACTGTTCACCAGTCCTACCCACACCATGCCACACAGCTCCATGCCCACCAGCCGCAGCCAGCTACCACGCCTACTGGAAGCCAGCCGCAGTCCCAGCATGCGGCCCCCAGTCCTGTCCAG CATCAGGCGGGGCAGGCCCCACACTTGGGCAGTGGACAGCCACAGCAGAATCTGTACCACCCAGGGGCCCTGACAGGCACGCCGCCCTCTCTGCCACCGGGACCTTCTGCCCAGTCCCCTCAGAGCAGCTTCCCCCAGCCAGCCGCTGTGTATGCCATCCACCACCAGCAGCTGCCCCACGGCTtcaccaacatggcccatgttACCCAG GCCCATGTCCAAACTGGAATCACAGCAGCCCCGCCCCCTCACCCTGGGGCTCCCCACCCgccccaggtgatgctgctgcaCCCACCCCAGAGTCATGGGGGGCCCCCCCAAGGCGCGGTGCCCCAGAGTGGGGTGCCTGCACTCTCAGCTTCCACACCCTCACCCTACCCCTACATCGGACACCCCCAAG TTCAATCTCATCCCTCCCAGCAGCTCCCCTTCCACCCCCCGGGGAACTGA
- the ATXN2L gene encoding ataxin-2-like protein isoform X12, which yields MLKPQPPQQPSQPQQPPPTQQAVARRPPGGTSPPNGGLPGPLATSAAPPGPPAAASPCLGPVAAAGSGLRRGAEGILAPQPPPPQQHQERPGAAAIGSARGQSTGKGPPQSPVFEGVYNNSRMLHFLTAVVGSTCDVKVKNGTTYEGIFKTLSSKFELAVDAVHRKASEPAGGPRREDIVDTMVFKPSDVMLVHFRNVDFNYATKDKFTDSAIAMSSKVNGEHKEKVLQRWEGGDSNSDDYDLESDMSNGWDPNEMFKFNEENYGVKTTYDSSLSSYTVPLEKDNSEEFRQRELRAAQLAREIESSPQYRLRIAMENDDGRTEEEKHSAVQRQGSGRESPSLASREGKYIPLPQRVREGPRGGVRCSSSRGGRPGLSSLPPRGPHHLDNSSPGPGSEARGINGGPSRMSPKAQRPLRGAKTLSSPSNRPSGETSVPPPPAVGRMYPPRSPKSAAPAPISASCPEPPIGSAVPTSSASIPVTSSVSDPGVGSISPASPKISLAPTDVKELSTKEPGRTLEPQELARIAGKVPGLQNEQKRFQLEELRKFGAQFKLQPSSSPENSLDPFPPRILKEEPKGKEKEVDGLLTSEPMGSPVSSKTESVSDKEDKPPLAPSGGTEGPEQPPPPCPSQTGSPPVGLIKGEDKDEGPVAEQVKKSTLNPNAKEFNPTKPLLSVNKSTSTPTSPGPRTHSTPSIPVLTAGQSGLYSPQYISYIPQIHMGPAVQAPQMYPYPVSNSVPGQQGKYRGAKGSLPPQRSDQHQPASAPPMMQAAAAAGPPLVAATPYSSYIPYNPQQFPGQPAMMQPMAHYPSQPVFAPMLQSNPRMLTSGSHPQAIVSSSTPQYPSAEQPTPQALYATVHQSYPHHATQLHAHQPQPATTPTGSQPQSQHAAPSPVQHQAGQAPHLGSGQPQQNLYHPGALTGTPPSLPPGPSAQSPQSSFPQPAAVYAIHHQQLPHGFTNMAHVTQAHVQTGITAAPPPHPGAPHPPQVMLLHPPQSHGGPPQGAVPQSGVPALSASTPSPYPYIGHPQVQSHPSQQLPFHPPGN from the exons ATGTTGAAGCCTCAGCCGCCACAACAGccctcccagccccagcagcCGCCCCCCACGCAACAGGCCGTGGCCCGTCGGCCCCCCGGGGGCACCAGCCCTCCCAACGGCGGCCTCCCGGGGCCGCTGGCCACCTCTGCGGCTCCTCCCGGGCCTCCAGCGGCCGCCTCCCCCTGCCTGGGGCCTGTGGCCGCTGCCGGGAGCGGGCTCCGCCGGGGAGCCGAAGGCATCTtggcgccgcagccgccgccgccgcagcagCACCAGGAGAGGCCGGGGGCAGCCGCCATCGGCAGCGCCAG ggGACAGAGCACAGGAAAGGGACCCCCACAGTCACCT GTGTTTGAAGGCGTCTACAACAATTCCAGAATGCTGCATTTCCTTACAGCTGTTGTG GGCTCCACTTGTGATGTAAAGGTGAAAAATGGTACCACTTATGAGGGTATCTTCAAGACGCTAAGCTCAAAG TTTGAACTAGCCGTGGATGCTGTGCACCGGAAAGCATCTGAGCCAGCAGGTGGCCCTCGTCGGGAGGACATTGTGGACACCATGGTGTTTAAGCCAAGTGATGTCATGCTTGTTCACTTCCGAAATGTTGACTTCAACTACGCTACTAAAG ACAAGTTCACCGATTCAGCCATTGCCATGAGCTCGAAAGTGAATGGGGAACACAAAGAGAAGGTGCTTCAGCGCTGGGAGGGGGGTGACAGCAACAGCGACGACTATGACCTCGAGTCTGACATG tccAATGGATGGGACCCCAATGAAATGTTCAAGTTCAATGAGGAGAACTACGGTGTGAAGACTACCTATGATAGCAGTCTTTCTTCTTATAC GGTGCCCTTAGAAAAGGACAACTCAGAAGAGTTTCGTCAGCGAGAGCTGCGTGCGGCCCAGTTGGCTCGAGAGATTGAATCAAGCCCCCAGTACCGCCTACGGATCGCCATGGAGAACGACGATGGGCGCACTGAAGAGGAGAAGCACAGTGCAGTCCAGCGGCAGGGCTCAGGGCGGGAGAGCCCCAGCTTGGCATCCAG GGAGGGGAAGTATATCCCTCTGCCTCAACGAGTCCGGGAAGGTCCCCGGGGAGGAGTTCGATGCAGCAGCTCTCGGGGCGGTCGGCCTGGCCTTAGCTCTTTGCCACCTCGTGGCCCTCACCATCTGGACAACAGCAGCCCTGGCCCAGGTTCTGAGGCCCGTGGTATCAATGGAG gcCCTTCCCGCATGTCCCCAAAGGCACAGCGGCCTCTGAGAGGTGCCAAGACTCTGTCTTCGCCCAGTAATAGGCCTTCTGGAGAAActtctgttcctcctcctcctgcag TGGGCCGGATGTATCCCCCGCGTTCTCCCAAGTCTGCTGCCCCTGCCCCAATCTCAGCTTCCTGTCCAGAGCCTCCCATCGGCTCGGCAGTGCCAACCTCTTCAGCCTCCATCCCTGTGACCTCATCAGTCTCAGATCCTGGAGTGGGCTCCATTTCTCCAGCTTCTCCAAAGATCTCCCTGGCCCCCACAGATG TAAAAGAACTCTCTACCAAGGAACCTGGGAGAACTCTGGAGCCCCAGGAGCTGGCTCGGATAGCTGGGAAAG TCCCTGGTCTTCAGAATGAACAGAAACGATTCCAACTGGAAGAACTGAGAAAGTTTGGGGCCCAGTTTAAG CTTCAGCCCAGTAGCTCCCCTGAGAACAGCCTGGATCCTTTTCCTCCCCGGATCTTAAAGGAGGAGcccaaaggaaaggagaaggaggttgATGGTCTGTTGACTTCAGAGCCCATGGGGTCTCCCGTCTCCTCCAAGACAGAGTCCGTATCGGATAAGGAGGACAAACCACCTCTGGCACCATCAGGAGGCACTGAGGGGCCAGAGCAGCCCCCACCACCTTGTCCAAGCCAAACTGGCAGCCCCCCGGTGGGCCTCATCAAGGGAGAAGACAAAGATGAGGGCCCTGTTGCTGA ACAAGTAAAGAAATCAACGTTGAACCCTAATGCTAAGGAGTTCAATCCTACAAAGCCTCTGCTgtctgtg AATAAATCCACCAGTACCCCAACTTCTCCGGGACCCCGGACTCATTCAACTCCctccatcccggtgctgacagcaGGCCAGAGTGGGCTATACAGCCCCCAGTACATCTCCTACATACCTCAGATCCACATGGGACCAGCTGTGCAG GCACCTCAGATGTATCCATATCCTGTATCCAATTCAGTGCCTGGGCAGCAGGGCAAGTACCGGGGAGCAAAAG gCTCCCTTCCTCCGCAGCGCTCGGACCAACACCAGCCAGCCTCAGCCCCGCCGATGATGCAGGCCGCCGCGGCTGCTGGCCCGCCTCTGGTGGCTGCCACGCCCTATTCTTCCTACATCCCCTACAACCCTCAGCAGTTCCCAGGCCAGCCGGCCATGATGCAGCCCATGGCCCACTACCCCTCACAG CCGGTGTTTGCCCCCATGCTTCAGAGCAACCCACGCATGCTGACGTCGGGCAGCCATCCCCAGGCCATCGTGTCATCCTCTACCCCTCAGTACCCTTCTGCAGAGCAGCCTACCCCCCAAGCCCTTTATG CCACTGTTCACCAGTCCTACCCACACCATGCCACACAGCTCCATGCCCACCAGCCGCAGCCAGCTACCACGCCTACTGGAAGCCAGCCGCAGTCCCAGCATGCGGCCCCCAGTCCTGTCCAG CATCAGGCGGGGCAGGCCCCACACTTGGGCAGTGGACAGCCACAGCAGAATCTGTACCACCCAGGGGCCCTGACAGGCACGCCGCCCTCTCTGCCACCGGGACCTTCTGCCCAGTCCCCTCAGAGCAGCTTCCCCCAGCCAGCCGCTGTGTATGCCATCCACCACCAGCAGCTGCCCCACGGCTtcaccaacatggcccatgttACCCAG GCCCATGTCCAAACTGGAATCACAGCAGCCCCGCCCCCTCACCCTGGGGCTCCCCACCCgccccaggtgatgctgctgcaCCCACCCCAGAGTCATGGGGGGCCCCCCCAAGGCGCGGTGCCCCAGAGTGGGGTGCCTGCACTCTCAGCTTCCACACCCTCACCCTACCCCTACATCGGACACCCCCAAG TTCAATCTCATCCCTCCCAGCAGCTCCCCTTCCACCCCCCGGGGAACTGA